The genomic DNA ttaaattaaaaacgCGAACGAGATAAGCATATTAGTACAATATTTTAATCATAGCTAGGAAATATGCAAGCATCTAATACATCACTGGATAATCCTCTGGCGTTCAATGGATGTAGCAAAGAAATGGAAATTAACTGATTAAGAATATTCACTACTTAGTTAAAAATGATCAGCATAGTCTTGTTCATGATCTTGTACATTTGAAGAGACCTCAATGTTATTACTGGAACTTGAGCATGAAGAGGATGTAGAAGAACATGTCTTGTTGTTTACCATcataaaatcaaacattaatCTTGAATTAGGAGTACTAGTGCTTCCATATTCTAATCCACTTCTTTTCCTTACAGATAACCGACACAGAACCCATTCTCCTATCTCATTTCCATAGTTCTgccaacccaaaaaaaattatattatattaaataaatatatttacacGACTATTTTGCAATCATCTCTGAAATAATTTGAACTCCGTTGCTTAAAGTTATAATTTCAAACTCTTACAACGCGTAAGTAATTACCTGAGCTGAGTTGTTAGTAGTTTCTACATTGATGAGGCGATATTCATGCAAGATCCAATCAGTTCTAGACCCATTTGGGGATTTCCCTTCATAGAAAACTAGAGTTTTTCTTAGCCCTGCAATGCCATTACAAGttgaagatgaaatttttttgtctGACCCTGTTGCCTTCCAATATCCACATTTTGTTGTTCTACTCATCCGATTACTATTTCTATACTTTGCTTCCTTGGAGCTAAAAAAGTGCCTCTCTTGTTCATCACAACCTCCTATaccaatcaaacaaaacaatgttaatcacttaatatttttctcttttattattattagttaatGCCTATCATATATAGCAACCAAAACTATAGTTAATAAGATTTAAGTTAGtaaatttttacattaaaaataaatgcatgatttattttatttatatcattatttaatgtgtatatattagaaaaagTTCAACTCCCACATTTATATAGTAGCACCTTTTACCTTACAAATCAGTTTTGTGAAAATAAGTTAGACTCGGgtgtaatattaattatttgttgttagTTACTGACCTGGCAAATCCCAAGGATCATACTTGCAAACATTGACCTCAGGAATGATGGAAGCAGGCAAGGGGCATGAGAAGATTTTacatttcaaataattaaacacAAGCTCTTCATCTGTTGGTTGGAAACGAAAACCAGGAGGCAATCTACTCACtccatttttaataaaattcagcttatccatttgtttaaacactgaaattaattaattactccTTCTCAGAATTGGAACAACCAaaggaagcaaaaaaaaatacgaGAAAATGACCAGACTTTGGTGCTTGACCAAGTGAAATTATGCGAGACTGAGGACAGATAGGCACAACAATGCATTAATTTTGCATGGTATTTATAAATATGGGATGataatgagagagagagagagagagagagagagagagagagagagagagagaaataaaagCTAACAATGTCTTTATGGAAAGGGGACAATACTTAACATACTAAGCTTCATGTTTgacaaacaatttttctttactTATCAATAAAGGtctttttaattttccttttgcAATGATAGCTTTATctttatatgatgatatgatAAAATGGTAAAGAGGCCAGGTTTAATTTCTTCTTCGAAacaattgtcaaaaaaataaaatcttttcaTTCTTTAGCAGAAATTATCTAtatacaacttcaaaattatCATTGTGTTGAATGttgtaaatttgaaattaaaaacaactttttcaatATTGATTTCTTAACCAACAGTTGCCAAATCACTCATTAACAAAGGTTTCTATAATCTTTATTAAGTTGCATGCTTTGAACTTTCGGAATCCCTTCAACGATGGTTCTAATCTTTGTGATAGATAATTAATCAGACTTCAAACTTGCTCACAATTGTATGCATGATACAGCAGCAATCCAAGCATGTTTGTATGAACTGTCATTTTTCTTGGTGTGTTAATtgtgaattactagtctcacatTAGATTAGATGAAAAAGTGGATGTTGAGAAACATAAAGTTAAAGAACCCATTTACACAATATAACTTAAgattttggatgaagatgtggTGTTACTTTTGTGCTTTCTCTTAGTTTAATGTGATCATACTCGAACTCTTCTCATAATTTAATAGTGTGGTATCATATTTGATCGTTTGCCTAGAGGGGACCACCTTGCAGGGGAAGCTCTTGGTGTGTCAACTGAGTTAGAAGTCTCACATTAGAAGGAACAATAAATATTGAATAAGATATAAGTGAGAAAACATTTATATCAAATGTCTTCAAGTTTTAAATGAATATGTATGTAGTTATTTGTGTGTTTTCCTTAGTCTAATATATGATATGAGAACATGTAGCTTCATGAACCTCAATCGTACTGTTGCGTTCAATTCCCAACAAGAGCTTGCAGATTCATCACAAATGCTCTTCAGGTCTCGCATCCAATATCTTGCACTCATTGGTATATTCACTTGCGATTCGATTTGAATTAGTTTTGAGGTAAAAAAGTCATTTGATTCGGTTTGAACTTGTTATTGGTACCCTTTGCTtgctattattaaaaaaaaaatggtgattgAAAGCTAAGCATTTGAATTTATCTTCTGAATTGTATTCTTGGTGGTTAGAATTGTTCATGAGTCTCGGTGACTAAAAACCAATCTAAAATGTATTTAACCTGAACTGTTTATGTTTGGGTCCAACCCGAATCAAACCGCGGTCAGCCACTGATGCCCCCTCCTTTCCGACAAATCAAACAACCGCCTAAACCTCTCACAAAGAGGTATCTCCCCAATCCATCTACCCGTCCAAAAGAAAGTGTATACATCATTACATATTTTACGGTGCACATTACTATCAAACCAACTCCCCCTGTAAACCATCACCATCACTGATTCTCACTATATCCTTCCAACAACTCGACCTCCCCCCACCACCCTCCAAAACACGCATCCCTCCACACCATAGCGCACACCCAACACCTGAAACCACAATCTTCTTCGATCCaccaacatcctccaacaccatttaccaaACAGAACCACATTAAACTCCCTCAACCGCCTAACCCCCAAACCTATCTCCTCCTTCCAGCAACATATATTATCCCAGTCAACCCAAGATATTTTCAACTGTCCTCAcccccacaaaaaaaaaaaaaaaacccacataaaatagaatcaacagagaaaatgttaacaagtgtatTCAAGACACTTgtaaattaaaggaaaaaaagaagaagatattttaaaaatcatgtaCTCAACaccttaaattttattttttgtcaaagaaaaacaCCTTAAATTGCTTCTTTGATTTCTTATCAAGTGTTTGATAATTGTATTATCTTGGGAGAAGATTGTTAACTGTATTATCATAGTAAAATCTAGAGAAATTTTATATGATCACAATCATaaatctaaattatttaaacatgcatgtaaaaaatacatattaaataCTTTTCCTGAGAggtattaaataattatttcattaatacaaaaaaaaaaaaactcgattcttaattttaccttttctttctatttatgTGTATGCTCCTAAATAGTCTAGATTTGTATTTGTGAACACAAACATTACTCATCAAACTAATCAGTATTCTTGATTAATTCGTTATATTTAAAACTAATTATAGTTTTCTGACTAAGAATTTCACCCAATTAATTTGTTACTTTTTATTGGAAAAAGTCTCTCATGTGATATTGAGACTTTTGTATCGATTCTTAGACTCGAGCTTTATTTTCTGCGTGGGTATGCAAATTAAGTTTCTAAATTAATGTCTAACtaaccttaaaaataaaaatgtctcAAACCTTATGATCTGGCCATTGTTC from Medicago truncatula cultivar Jemalong A17 chromosome 8, MtrunA17r5.0-ANR, whole genome shotgun sequence includes the following:
- the LOC11435779 gene encoding NAC domain-containing protein 83 codes for the protein MDKLNFIKNGVSRLPPGFRFQPTDEELVFNYLKCKIFSCPLPASIIPEVNVCKYDPWDLPGGCDEQERHFFSSKEAKYRNSNRMSRTTKCGYWKATGSDKKISSSTCNGIAGLRKTLVFYEGKSPNGSRTDWILHEYRLINVETTNNSAQNYGNEIGEWVLCRLSVRKRSGLEYGSTSTPNSRLMFDFMMVNNKTCSSTSSSCSSSSNNIEVSSNVQDHEQDYADHF